The Agrobacterium larrymoorei sequence GTGGACAACGCGCCGGTAATGAGTGCCGCCTGAGCCGCGCGGTGAGCGCGGAAGAGGCCGGCCAGCGCCAGCGCCGTCGATGTCTGCGTGCCATTGATCAGTGCCAGACCTTCCTTGGCCGCCAGCACCACAGGCATCAAACCGGCCTTCGCCAGCGCGTCGCGGGCTGGCATCTGCTCGCCACCGAAAAAGGCTTCGCCTTCACCCATCATCACCGCGGCCATATGGGCAAGCGGTGCGAGATCGCCCGACGCGCCGACCGAGCCCTTTTCCGGGATCAGCGGAATAACGCCTTTTTCAAGCATCGCCTCGATCAGCCGCACCAGTTCAAGCCGCACGCCAGACGCGCCGCGCCCGAGCGAAATCAGCTTCAGCGCCATGATCAGCCGCACGACATTTTCCGGCAGGGGCGCGCCGACGCCGCAGCAATGGGAGAGGATCAGATTCCGCTGGAGGGTCGCGACATCGGCGGCATCGATCTTGATCGAAGCCAGTTTGCCGAAGCCAGTATTGATGCCATAGACCGGCGCATTGCCTGCAGCGATATCAGCGATGCGCTTCGCCGCCTTCTCGATACCCGTATCGAAGGAGGGATGAAGCTTGGCGGCGCCATTCTGCCAATAGATTGTCGCGAGATCGGTAAGTGGCACTGCGCCCGGATGAAGAGTGATGGTCATGGTTCAGATCGTCCGTCCCTTGAAGATGCGTGCGTGAAGCGGATTGAAGCCGATGCGATAGACGAGTTCCGCCGGGCGTTCGATATTCCAGATGGCGAGATCGGCGGATTTGCCAACTTCGAGCGTACCGGTATCGGCAAGAACACCGAGCGCCTTGGCGGCATTGCGGGTTGTGGCAGTCAGGCACTCATCCACCGTCATGCGAAAGAGTGTCGCGCCCATATTCATGGTGAGCAACAGCGATGTCAGCGGCGAGGTGCCGGGATTGCAGTCTGTCGCAAGCGCGATGTCAGCGCCCGCATCGCGCAAAGCCTGCATCGGCGGAAGCTTTGTTTCGCGCAGCGCGTAAAAAGCGCCTGGCAGAAGAACGGCAACCGTGCCGGATGTGGCGAGCGCCTTCGCACCAGCCTCATCCAGATATTCCAGATGATCGGCCGAAAGCGCGCCGTAGGAGGCGGCCAGTTCTGCGCCGTGAAGATTGGAAAGCTGTTCCGCGTGAAGCTTGATCGGCAGACTGAGCGCTTTGGCCTTATCGAAGACGGTGCGCATCTCGTCGACGGAAAAAGCAATGCCTTCGCAGAAGCCATCGACCGCATCGACCAGCCCTTCGCTGTGCGCGCGTTCCATACCAGGCAATACAACGTCGGCTATGTAATCCGCATTCCGCCCTTTGTACTCGGCGGGTGTCGCATGGGCGGCGAGATAGCTGGTAAGGATGCGAACCGGGCGCAATGTCTCCAGCCTGCGCGCGACGCGGAGCATTTTCAGTTCCGTCACGATATCGAGACCGTAGCCGGATTTGATCTCGATGGTGGAAACACCTTCGGCAAGCAGCGTGTCGAGACGGGGAAGGGCTTCCGCGACCAGTTCGTCTTCGCTCCTCGTGCGGGTATCACGCACGGAAGAG is a genomic window containing:
- the hutI gene encoding imidazolonepropionase, translating into MTNRNSTSADNGISLWRNARLATLDPSLDGLGIIEGGAIAVKDGRIVFVGPESELPSNLIAEAETIDCEGRWITPGLIDCHTHLVFGGNRAMEFEMRLNGASYEEIAKAGGGIVSSVRDTRTRSEDELVAEALPRLDTLLAEGVSTIEIKSGYGLDIVTELKMLRVARRLETLRPVRILTSYLAAHATPAEYKGRNADYIADVVLPGMERAHSEGLVDAVDGFCEGIAFSVDEMRTVFDKAKALSLPIKLHAEQLSNLHGAELAASYGALSADHLEYLDEAGAKALATSGTVAVLLPGAFYALRETKLPPMQALRDAGADIALATDCNPGTSPLTSLLLTMNMGATLFRMTVDECLTATTRNAAKALGVLADTGTLEVGKSADLAIWNIERPAELVYRIGFNPLHARIFKGRTI